A genomic stretch from Ovis canadensis isolate MfBH-ARS-UI-01 breed Bighorn chromosome 5, ARS-UI_OviCan_v2, whole genome shotgun sequence includes:
- the PTGER1 gene encoding prostaglandin E2 receptor EP1 subtype encodes MSPCGPLNLSLAGEATTCTAPGAPNTSAGPPVGLAGASPALPIFSMTLGAVSNVLALGLLAQAAGRLRRRRSAATFLLFVASLLATDLAGHVIPGALVLRLYAAGRAPAGGACHFLGGCMVFFGLCPLLLGCGMAVERWVGVTRPLLHAARVSVARARLALAALAAVALAVALLPLARVGRYELQYPGTWCFIGLGPAGGWRQALLAGLFAGLGLASLLAALLCNTLSGLALLRARWRRRRSRRQFPAGGGPDSRRHWGGRGPRSASASSASSVASASAAPGGSPGRGSSRRARAHDVEMVGQLVGIMVVSCICWSPLLVVVVLAVAGWGSSSLQRPLFLAVRLASWNQILDPWVYILLRQAVLRQLLRLLPSRAGAKGSHGGLGLTRSTWEASSLRSSRHSGLSSF; translated from the exons ATGAGCCCCTGCGGGCCCCTCAACCTGAGCCTGGCGGGCGAGGCGACCACGTGCACGGCACCCGGGGCCCCCAACACGTCCGCCGGACCACCGGTGGGCCTGGCGGGCGCATCGCCCGCGCTGCCCATCTTCTCCATGACGCTGGGCGCTGTGTCCAACGTGCTGGCACTGGGGCTTCTGGCGCAGGCCGCGGGCCGCCTGCGGCGCCGTCGCTCAGCAGCCACTTTCCTGCTGTTCGTCGCCAGCCTGCTGGCCACTGACCTGGCGGGCCACGTGATCCCCGGGGCGCTGGTGCTGCGCCTGTACGCGGCGGGGCGCGCGCCTGCCGGCGGCGCCTGCCACTTCCTGGGCGGCTGCATGGTCTTCTTCGGCCTGTGCCCGCTGCTGCTGGGCTGCGGCATGGCCGTGGAGCGCTGGGTGGGCGTCACGCGGCCGCTGTTGCACGCAGCCCGCGTCTCGGTGGCCCGTGCGCGGCTGGCTCTGGCAGCGCTGGCCGCCGTGGCCTTGGCCGTGGCTCTGCTGCCGCTGGCGCGCGTAGGCCGCTATGAGCTGCAGTACCCCGGCACGTGGTGCTTCATCGGGCTGGGCCCGGCGGGAGGCTGGCGCCAGGCGCTGCTCGCCGGCCTCTTCGCGGGCCTTGGCTTGGCTTCGTTGCTCGCCGCGCTCCTGTGCAACACGCTCAGCGGCCTGGCCCTGCTGCGCGCCCGTTGGCGGCGCCGCCGCTCTCGACGGCAGTTCCCAGCCGGAGGAGGCCCCGACAGCCGCCGTCACTGGGGAGGGCGCGGACCCCGCTCGGCCTCCGCTTCGTCCGCCTCGTCCGTTGCTTCGGCCTCCGCCGCCCCGGGCGGCTCTCCGGGCCGTGGCTCCTCGCGCAGAGCCCGCGCACACGACGTGGAGATGGTGGGCCAGCTCGTAGGCATCATGGTGGTGTCGTGTATCTGCTGGAGTCCTTTGCTG gtggtggtggtgctggctgTCGCAGGCTGGGGTTCCAGCTCCCTGCAGCGGCCGCTGTTTTTGGCCGTGCGCCTCGCCTCGTGGAACCAGATTCTGGACCCCTGGGTGTACATCTTGCTGCGCCAGGCAGTGCTTCGCCAACTGCTTCGCCTGCTGCCTTCAAGGGCAGGCGCCAAGGGCAGCCATGGAGGGCTGGGCCTAACCAGGAGCACTTGGGAGGCCAGCTCGCTGCGCAGTTCTCGGCACAGTGGCCTCAGTTCCTTTTAG